The bacterium genomic sequence AAATTGATGCAGGTGCTCCTGATAGTATCTTCTTTCATCCGTTTCATCCATGGTGCAGGAGTCCGCATAGGCAGCCAGGTAAGAGGCTGAAAGCAAATGCCGGCGTTTGTCGTCGATCTCTCTGCGGACCATGGGTAGACGATCAATGCCTTTTTCGTCAGCGATGTTGAGCAGGAAATAGTTGCGCAGACTCACTGCCACCGCTCGGTACAAGCTTCGTTGCAGGATTTCCGGCGAAACCGTGTTAAGGTAACGGCTGAAATCAGCGACGGTCCATTCACCGCCGTCATAGACCGCCAGTCTCGCGTTCTGACGCTGCTGCAACAGTGTCTGCAAGGGCACGTCCGCCACCTGGGTAATGTCCTGAAATGAGATGAGACCGTTATTTTTCAACCGCCGTTGCGCTTTTTCCAATTCGATGATGAGGGGCACATTCATGCGAATGTTCTTTGACTGCATCAGCGCCTGTATGCGTTCATCGCTCTGCTGATTGAGCCGGCGTCGCCACAGTTGTTCACGGATGGATGGCCTTTTCACCAGGTACTCCTGCTCCGTCAGCAACGGACGATAGGTGAGGTTGTGCAGATAGAGGATATGCCAACCGTATTTGGACTCGACGGGCTTTGAATAGCGACCGACAGACAGCTCAAAGACCGCCTCTTCGAGCCGAAGATCGTCCAGATCGCCCCAGGATAAAACTCCAAGATCTGCGGCGTTCGCACGCCGGGTGGTATCTTTCATACAGCGGCGGGCCACCGCATCGAACGAGTCCCCTGAACGGAGCCGGGCATATAATGAATCGATCACGCTTTTGCGATCGGCGTACAGGTGGCGCACATGCCATTTCATCGACATCTTGCGAAAGGCATCCTGTACCTGCTCCTCCGGAATGGTCTCCGGACTTGCCGTGCGGCCGATCTCCTGTTGCCAGAGTCCATGAAGGATCACCACGGTCGATTCAGCAGCCATGGCTCGGCGAAATTCAGGACGCCGCTGTAAACCGGCCTGCAACGCTTTCTCAGCGCAGCGGTAACGACAAGCGATATCGTGAATCACCTGTCTGCGCAATTCCGGAGTATCCTGAACATCCACGGCGCTGAACCGCAATCGATCCATCATGGCCCGGGAAAAGGTTGAAGCGCGAATGGGCCGGCCCTCTGCCAGGGCAACAATGGAATCTTGATCCTGTTCTTGATTGCCGCAGGCAACGAAAAGCAAACAGAGGCCAAAAACCATTCTCTTCATCGCAGGCCCTAGAACACCAGGCCGAGGGAAAACCGCTGAGCGTTTTCCAGTACGCCCCAATCAGCCCAGCAGTAGTCGATACGAATGCCCATCATGCCGCGACGATAGAGATCAATGCCGCCGCCGCAGGTCAAGCCATTGATATGATCGCGTTCGAAAAGACTTTCAAAGCCGCCGCGCAGGTAAAACATATTGGCGAAGCCGTATTCCATGCCGAGGCTGATGCTCTCGGTGGCAAAGCTGGGATGACAGACGTCCATTGCTCCCAGTATTTTGCCAAAAGAACCAAATGTACGTTCATAAGAAATGCCGACGCGAAAAAGCAAAGGCAGAGAATATTCGCTGGTCTTATAATTCACCGGCACGCGATCATAGTTTTCCACACTTTCATCTGGATCAACGATGGTGCGAATGTGACGACCACGTATTTCAATTTTGGTGCCAAAATTATTTACCGATGCACCCAATCGCAGACCTTTAACGACGGTATTATAAAAAACGCCGACATCCAAGGCCATGGCGCTGCCGGTCTCGCTCCAGATGCGCTGCGAAATATACTTGCCGCTGAGGCCGAAAGAAAAACGATCGGTAAAGGCAATGGCATATGACAGGGCCACGCTGATATCGCGGCCGGAATAAATTTCTCCTGTGCCCTCCGGCCGTTCAACTGTACGGACAGGCTCATCCCCATAATCGAGAGCATTATAACTCAATCCGAATGTGGACCGCAAACTGGGAACTGGGACAACAAGACCGGCAAAATCGTGATAGGTGTCCACCAACCATTTATTGTGCGCCAGCTCGCATTGCACACCGTTGATCCAGGCAATGCCTGCAGGATTCCAATACAAGGCAGTGGCATCATTGGCGATGGAGGTATAGGCCCCGCCCAGGGCCATGGCGCGAGCGCCAACGCCGATTTCCAAAAAGGCAGCGGCGCCGGTCCCAACGCCGGAAACGTCGGCAACAAACTCGACGCCTCCTTCCTTATCGGTCTGGGTCCAGGCCAGACTTGTCCAGACCAGCAAAAGGCCTGCAACCAGTGTGCAGAAATACGTCTTAATCGACCCTACTTTCATAAGCAACCTCAATTATTTTATAATCGCAAATTTGCCTTTTTTTCCACCGCTTCCGGGCGTGTGCACATAAAAGAAATAATATCCGGAAGCAATTTCCAAACCATCGCGGGTGCGTAAATCCCACGATTCACGGCCTTTATCTAAGGTCGCAGAATGCCGAATCTCACGAACCAGTCTTCCGGCAACAGTAAAAATAGATATGGTACATTCTGTCGGCAGGTTTACAAAATCAATTCGACGGTTTCCGCGTCCCATGTCGGTGCTCATCATTTTTTGTTCCAGACTGCTGGCAGCGACATACGGATTAGGTACAACATAAATATCATTTAAATCCTGCTGCAATGTCGCTCTTTCCGTGGTATTGCCGGTTATAGCAAATTCGAATACATCATTGCGATCGAATGGTTTGCGAGTCGTAAGGCGCAAAATGTCGCCTCGTTGCGGAACTATTTGCTGCATGTCTGCGGGCGCATCGGCCGGCATGCTTATAAATAAATGCCAGGCTCTTTGTTGATAGACGATCTGTCCGTTGGGTTGCAGCGTTGGTTTGACATAAATCCAGAGATCATCTCCGTTGCTTAATTTGGTTTTCAAGGACTCTGGTTCCGTGCGGTTGATGGTCGTTCGATAGCGTACGCGAAACGGATTGGCTGGCTCGGTGATGTCCCATATCTGGAAATTGGTGATGGCATTGTTGCCCATGGAGGTGTCTGCGCCGACGTCCAGAATGCGCACCTCGTAATCCCTGGGCACGGCTTTGCCGCTGATGCTGTTCATCGTCGCCACCAAGTTGGTGTTGCTCTTGCTCCACTGCGCTTCTTTGAAAGAGATCGTGGAATCGTTAGCGATGCTCAGAACGAATCCATCGAAAATTTTGTCGCCCAATCCTTTGACAGAATAATCAGCGGTGGGAATCAGCAGTGTGTCCTGACTGGTCTGATCGATAAACCAGGCGCCGGAAGTCAAGCCGGTTAACCGGGATTCCCCTACGCCATTCAGGTCAGAGAGGGAATTATCATCCACAAACGACAAGCGATACACGTGTCCGCTTTTGACTTCATACGGCGAGATGATGTCCAGCGCCACCCTACCGGTCCCATAGCCGGAAACATGCTGCACACCGTTTTCAAGTTGCGGCTTGACATAACCAGCCGCTGATTCCATAGGAATCACCTTCGCGCAATTTTGATCCACATAAATGACGCTGCCCAGGGCATTGATTTGAATGATGGCCGAGCACTCGGTCGGCGAAACCGGTTGAAGATTGAGGCGATCCGACAGTTTGCGTTCATAAAAATCCGTATGGTATCCCTTGTCATAAGACACCACGGCGTAGTGATACGTGCGACCATTGGTCACGGACGTATCCACGTAAAAGTGACGAAGACCGGTATCCTGGCCCATGGCAAAACCAATGCCCAGATCGGATTCCGCTCCACCTTCGCGGCCGATGGTGATGGGATGTGGACCGACCAAGCCGTCTTTCAAATCGAATTGGGCCAGAGATTCATACAACAAGGGATTGTTAAAAGCATCACGTATGGTCTTGATGTCGCTAAAAGTCGGATCAGTACTTTTATATATTTTATATCCCTCAAAGTCATTGCCGTAAACCGGATCTTTGGAAAACTCGGCACGGTTGTCCCAGGTGAGGACGACTCGGCGATCGCCGGCCACCGCAACTAGCACCGGTTTGCGCGGAGGTTTGGTGAAATTATAATCATTGTCGTAAATGGTTTGCATGGTGCGCTTGTTGCGAAAGATATCATCCATATCATTGCCGAACAAACAGGCGATGGCGTAGCGCTGGGTGCCTTCCTTACCCGACTCTAACGGCACAAAACCGCAGCCATAGGTAACACTGATATCGGCCTCATAACCCGCTTCGATATTAAAATTTCCCGGTTGCAGCTCAGTGTACCAAAAAGCCTCATCGTCAGCCTGGCGATTGTTAACTGCCTTGAGATACCAGGAGGTCAAACCCACCTGATCGGATTCATCATTGTCCGTATAATCAAAATTAGGCTCGC encodes the following:
- a CDS encoding UPF0164 family protein, encoding MKVGSIKTYFCTLVAGLLLVWTSLAWTQTDKEGGVEFVADVSGVGTGAAAFLEIGVGARAMALGGAYTSIANDATALYWNPAGIAWINGVQCELAHNKWLVDTYHDFAGLVVPVPSLRSTFGLSYNALDYGDEPVRTVERPEGTGEIYSGRDISVALSYAIAFTDRFSFGLSGKYISQRIWSETGSAMALDVGVFYNTVVKGLRLGASVNNFGTKIEIRGRHIRTIVDPDESVENYDRVPVNYKTSEYSLPLLFRVGISYERTFGSFGKILGAMDVCHPSFATESISLGMEYGFANMFYLRGGFESLFERDHINGLTCGGGIDLYRRGMMGIRIDYCWADWGVLENAQRFSLGLVF